The following are encoded together in the Streptomyces sp. NBC_01465 genome:
- a CDS encoding M50 family metallopeptidase: protein MDRIFGTQPDPDQWLVIGTAAIALAAVVPHGLWRLSRNAVTIAHEGGHGLVALLTGRRLDGIRLHSDTSGLTVSRGKPHGLGMILTAAAGYTAPPLLGLGGAALLAANHITLLLWAVSALLIAMLVMIRNAYGALTVIVTGAAFVLISWLTTPDVQSAFAYTAVWFLLIGGVRPAFELQAKRRRHNSGDSDADQLARLTHVPATLWLLLFHVVSLCCLLGGGRWLLGL from the coding sequence ATGGATCGCATCTTCGGCACCCAGCCCGACCCCGACCAGTGGCTGGTCATAGGCACCGCCGCCATCGCCCTGGCCGCGGTGGTCCCCCACGGCCTCTGGCGGCTGTCGCGCAACGCCGTCACCATCGCCCACGAGGGCGGCCACGGCCTGGTCGCCCTGCTGACCGGCCGCCGCCTCGACGGCATCCGGCTGCACTCCGACACCAGCGGCCTCACCGTCAGCCGGGGCAAACCGCACGGCCTCGGCATGATCCTGACCGCGGCCGCCGGCTACACCGCCCCGCCCCTGCTCGGCCTCGGCGGCGCGGCCCTCCTCGCCGCGAACCACATCACGCTGCTCCTCTGGGCGGTCAGCGCCCTGCTCATCGCGATGCTGGTCATGATCCGGAACGCGTACGGCGCCCTCACCGTGATCGTCACGGGCGCGGCCTTCGTCCTGATCTCCTGGCTGACGACCCCCGACGTCCAATCAGCCTTCGCGTACACGGCGGTCTGGTTCCTCCTGATCGGCGGTGTACGCCCCGCCTTCGAGCTCCAGGCCAAGCGCCGCCGCCACAACAGCGGAGACTCCGACGCGGACCAGCTCGCCCGCCTCACCCACGTCCCCGCGACGCTCTGGCTCCTCCTCTTCCACGTCGTGTCGCTCTGCTGTCTCCTCGGCGGCGGCCGCTGGCTCCTCGGGTTGTGA
- the rsgA gene encoding ribosome small subunit-dependent GTPase A, translating to MRRYGKNPDEDDIRVRPNPKGNRPRTNIRPKHEDAAEGMVLTVDRGRLTVLIDDRPVMAMKSRELGRKAAVVGDQVMVVGDLSGAKDTLARIVRIQPRTSVLRRTADDDDPYERVVVANADQLAIVTALADPEPRPRMIDRCLVAAYDGGLSPLLVLTKSDLASAETLLESYGALDIPYVVTSRDELAKGEAADRVRDFLNDKVTAFVGHSGVGKTTLVNALVPEDRRRTTGHVNAVTGRGRHTTTSALALPLPDARGWVIDTPGVRSFGLHHVDPSRVILAFPDLVPGTEECPRACSHDEPDCALDAWVEEGHADPARLYSLRRLLATRERREGD from the coding sequence ATGCGCCGCTACGGCAAGAACCCCGACGAGGACGACATCCGCGTCCGCCCGAACCCCAAGGGCAACCGCCCCCGCACCAACATCCGCCCCAAGCACGAGGACGCCGCCGAGGGCATGGTCCTGACCGTGGACCGGGGCAGGCTCACCGTCCTCATCGACGACCGCCCGGTCATGGCGATGAAATCCCGTGAACTGGGCCGCAAGGCCGCCGTGGTGGGCGACCAGGTCATGGTGGTCGGCGACCTCTCCGGCGCCAAGGACACCCTGGCGCGCATCGTCCGCATCCAGCCCCGGACCTCGGTCCTGCGCCGTACGGCCGACGACGACGACCCGTACGAGCGCGTGGTCGTCGCCAACGCCGACCAGCTCGCCATCGTCACCGCGCTCGCCGACCCCGAACCGCGCCCGCGCATGATCGACCGCTGTCTGGTCGCGGCGTACGACGGCGGGCTCTCGCCCCTCCTCGTCCTGACCAAGTCGGACCTGGCCTCCGCCGAGACGCTCCTCGAGTCGTACGGCGCGCTCGACATCCCCTACGTCGTCACGAGCCGCGACGAGCTGGCGAAGGGCGAGGCCGCCGACCGCGTACGGGACTTCCTCAACGACAAGGTCACCGCCTTCGTCGGCCACTCGGGCGTCGGCAAGACGACCCTGGTCAACGCGCTCGTGCCGGAGGACCGCCGGCGTACGACAGGACACGTCAACGCCGTCACCGGACGCGGCCGCCACACCACCACCTCGGCCCTTGCGCTCCCCCTGCCGGACGCACGCGGCTGGGTGATCGACACCCCGGGCGTGCGCTCCTTCGGTCTGCACCATGTGGACCCGTCGCGCGTGATCCTGGCCTTCCCCGACCTCGTACCGGGAACGGAGGAGTGCCCGCGCGCCTGCAGCCACGACGAACCGGACTGCGCGCTGGACGCCTGGGTGGAGGAGGGCCATGCGGATCCGGCCCGGCTGTACTCGCTGCGCCGGCTGCTCGCCACACGGGAGCGACGCGAGGGCGACTGA
- a CDS encoding SOS response-associated peptidase, which translates to MCGRYASSRKAEDLAGIFEIEKWDPTEALAPDWNVAPTKSVYVVLERPVKDAEDPAPVRQLRTVKWGLVPSWAKTPEGGARMINARAETVHEKPSFRRPFVARRCIVPADGYYEWVTAAEERELEVEGKKKRARKQPYFVTPADGSVMAFAGLYEFWRDRTLPDDHELAWWATCTIVTTEAETTPLAGYGGSGPASLAEIHPRMPLMLPQERWGAWLDPSLTDAEELRGLLVPPGGGLVRAYPVATAVSNVRNNGAELVNELEGPEVGTLF; encoded by the coding sequence ATGTGCGGACGGTATGCGTCGAGTCGTAAGGCCGAGGATCTCGCAGGAATCTTTGAGATCGAAAAATGGGATCCGACGGAGGCGCTGGCTCCTGACTGGAACGTGGCGCCGACGAAGTCGGTGTACGTGGTGTTGGAGCGTCCTGTAAAGGACGCCGAGGATCCTGCTCCGGTTCGGCAGTTGCGGACGGTGAAGTGGGGGCTGGTGCCGTCCTGGGCGAAGACGCCCGAGGGCGGGGCGCGGATGATCAACGCGCGGGCGGAGACGGTGCACGAGAAGCCGTCGTTCCGGCGGCCCTTTGTGGCGCGGCGGTGCATTGTTCCCGCGGACGGCTATTACGAGTGGGTGACCGCTGCCGAGGAGCGGGAGCTGGAAGTTGAGGGGAAGAAGAAGCGGGCGCGGAAGCAGCCGTATTTTGTGACGCCTGCTGATGGGTCCGTGATGGCTTTTGCGGGGCTTTATGAATTTTGGCGGGACCGGACGCTGCCTGACGATCATGAGCTGGCGTGGTGGGCGACCTGCACGATCGTGACGACCGAGGCGGAGACGACGCCGCTGGCGGGGTACGGGGGGTCTGGGCCTGCGTCGTTGGCGGAGATTCATCCTCGGATGCCGTTGATGCTGCCGCAGGAGCGGTGGGGGGCTTGGCTCGATCCTTCGTTGACCGATGCGGAGGAGCTGCGGGGGTTGTTGGTGCCGCCGGGGGGTGGGCTGGTGCGGGCCTATCCGGTCGCGACGGCTGTGAGCAATGTCCGTAACAACGGGGCTGAGCTGGTGAATGAGCTGGAGGGGCCGGAGGTCGGGACGTTGTTCTGA
- a CDS encoding ABC transporter ATP-binding protein: protein MTAVLEVSGLEVDFDGRPAVRGVSFSLERGEVLGLVGESGSGKSATALAVLGLLPGNAAVRGSVRLGGEELVGASDAALSKVRGSRIAMVFQDPLSAFTPVYRIGDQIAEAVRAHQDVSREKARARAVELLDLVGIPEPGVRAQSFPHEFSGGMRQRAMIAMAMANDPDVILADEPTTALDVTIQAQVLDVLRTAQRETGAALVLVSHDLGVIAGTADRVAVMYAGRVVETAGVRELFARPVMPYTMGLVGAVPRVDSASSVLVPIPGSPPGAGEVGGGCPFADRCPLVEERCRGAEPELRAVPTLCPPVPPCGTIAHNVGAGGDEATAHNVGARVDEEAPGRSVGECGTAGQHLAACLRVGEVVERGMGVLDVFPVPVVPEVSQQGPGDAVLTVRGLVKTFPVLKGAAFKRRVGTVHAVDGVDLDIRRGETLALVGESGSGKSTTLFELLNLARPEGGTVELFGQSLDSLGKAGRKALRGQVQIVFQDPMASLDPRMTVGDIVAEPLRAQGVDRTAAARRVPGLLEQVGLDAAHADRFPHEFSGGQRQRIGIARALSVEPQLLVLDEPVSALDVSVQAGVLNLLQRLKAELGLAYLFVSHDLSVVRHIADRVSVVYLGRTVEAGAVDAVFERPQHPYTQALLSAVPLLDPDLERERQRTRILLAGDPPSPTRRYEGCRFRGRCPVFAELGEEERERCASEVPLPVERGADHVAACHFVSVPSPTAAAR from the coding sequence ATGACCGCCGTACTGGAAGTCAGCGGCCTGGAGGTCGACTTCGACGGCCGGCCCGCCGTGCGCGGGGTCAGCTTCTCGCTGGAGCGGGGCGAAGTGCTCGGCCTGGTGGGGGAGTCGGGGTCGGGGAAGTCGGCCACTGCGCTCGCCGTGCTGGGGCTTCTGCCGGGGAACGCGGCGGTGCGGGGATCGGTGCGGCTGGGTGGTGAGGAGCTGGTCGGGGCGTCGGACGCGGCGCTGTCGAAGGTGCGGGGCAGCCGGATCGCGATGGTTTTTCAGGACCCGCTGTCGGCCTTCACTCCGGTGTACCGGATCGGGGACCAGATCGCGGAGGCGGTGCGCGCACATCAGGACGTCTCGCGGGAGAAGGCGCGGGCGCGGGCCGTGGAGCTGCTGGATCTGGTGGGGATTCCGGAGCCGGGGGTGCGGGCGCAGTCGTTTCCGCACGAGTTCTCCGGGGGGATGCGGCAGCGGGCGATGATCGCGATGGCTATGGCGAACGATCCCGATGTGATTCTGGCTGACGAGCCGACCACGGCGCTGGATGTGACGATTCAGGCGCAGGTGCTTGATGTCCTGCGGACGGCTCAGCGGGAGACGGGGGCTGCGTTGGTGCTTGTCTCGCATGACCTGGGGGTTATTGCGGGGACTGCGGACCGGGTCGCGGTGATGTATGCGGGGCGGGTGGTGGAGACGGCGGGGGTGCGGGAGTTGTTTGCGCGGCCTGTGATGCCGTACACGATGGGGCTTGTTGGGGCTGTACCCCGGGTGGACTCGGCGAGTTCGGTGCTCGTGCCGATTCCCGGGAGTCCGCCCGGGGCGGGGGAGGTCGGGGGCGGGTGCCCGTTTGCGGACCGGTGTCCGTTGGTGGAGGAACGGTGCCGGGGTGCGGAGCCGGAGCTGCGAGCGGTCCCCACGCTGTGCCCACCCGTTCCGCCCTGCGGAACGATTGCCCACAACGTGGGGGCGGGGGGCGACGAGGCGACTGCCCACAACGTGGGGGCGCGAGTCGACGAGGAGGCGCCTGGTCGCAGCGTGGGCGAGTGCGGGACGGCAGGGCAGCATTTGGCTGCCTGCTTGCGGGTCGGGGAAGTTGTTGAGCGGGGGATGGGGGTGCTTGATGTGTTTCCTGTGCCCGTTGTTCCCGAGGTTTCTCAACAGGGGCCCGGTGACGCCGTGTTGACCGTGCGGGGGCTCGTCAAGACCTTTCCCGTGTTGAAGGGCGCTGCCTTCAAGCGGCGCGTCGGGACCGTTCATGCCGTCGACGGTGTCGACCTCGACATTCGGCGTGGGGAGACCCTCGCCCTCGTCGGCGAATCCGGGTCCGGGAAGTCCACCACCCTCTTCGAGCTCCTTAACCTGGCCCGCCCCGAGGGCGGCACCGTCGAGCTCTTCGGGCAGTCGCTCGACTCGCTCGGCAAGGCCGGGCGCAAGGCGCTCCGCGGGCAGGTCCAGATCGTCTTCCAGGACCCCATGGCGAGCCTGGATCCGCGTATGACGGTCGGCGACATCGTCGCCGAGCCGCTGCGGGCGCAGGGCGTCGACCGTACGGCCGCCGCCCGTCGCGTTCCCGGGCTGCTGGAGCAGGTCGGGCTGGACGCCGCCCACGCCGACCGGTTCCCGCACGAGTTCTCCGGGGGCCAGCGTCAGCGCATCGGGATCGCGCGCGCCCTTTCCGTCGAGCCGCAGCTGCTGGTGCTCGACGAACCCGTCTCCGCGCTCGACGTCTCCGTACAGGCCGGTGTGCTCAATCTGCTGCAGCGCCTCAAGGCCGAGCTCGGGCTCGCGTATCTCTTCGTCTCGCACGACCTGTCCGTCGTACGGCACATCGCGGACCGCGTCAGCGTCGTCTATCTCGGGCGTACGGTCGAGGCCGGAGCGGTCGACGCGGTCTTCGAGCGGCCCCAACACCCGTACACCCAGGCCCTGTTGTCAGCCGTACCGCTTCTCGACCCGGACCTGGAGCGCGAGCGGCAGCGCACCAGGATCCTGCTGGCGGGCGACCCGCCGAGCCCCACCCGCCGGTACGAGGGCTGCCGGTTCAGGGGACGCTGCCCGGTGTTCGCGGAACTCGGCGAGGAGGAGCGCGAGCGGTGTGCGAGTGAAGTGCCGCTGCCCGTGGAGCGCGGGGCCGACCATGTGGCGGCCTGTCACTTCGTCAGTGTGCCGAGCCCGACAGCTGCAGCCCGATGA
- a CDS encoding DMT family transporter produces MPWLLVVVAGLLETGFAVCLKLSHGFSRLWPTIAFACFALGSFGLLTLALRKLDVGPAYAVWTGIGAAGTAIYGMIFLGDVVSTLKLVSISFVIVGVIGLQLSGSAH; encoded by the coding sequence ATGCCGTGGCTGCTGGTCGTGGTCGCAGGACTCCTGGAGACGGGTTTCGCCGTCTGCCTCAAGCTCTCGCACGGGTTCTCCCGGCTCTGGCCCACGATCGCCTTCGCCTGTTTCGCGCTCGGCAGCTTCGGCCTGCTGACGCTCGCGCTGCGGAAGCTGGACGTCGGTCCCGCGTACGCCGTGTGGACGGGTATCGGCGCAGCGGGAACCGCGATCTACGGAATGATCTTCCTGGGCGACGTCGTCTCGACCCTCAAACTCGTCTCGATCTCCTTCGTGATCGTCGGGGTCATCGGGCTGCAGCTGTCGGGCTCGGCACACTGA
- the aroA gene encoding 3-phosphoshikimate 1-carboxyvinyltransferase, with protein sequence MTESSVHTALWPAPYAIGAVDATVTVPGSKSVTNRGLVLAALAAEPGWLRRPLRSRDTLLMAEALRAMGVGIEEGVGPDGSGEAWRVIPAGLRGPATIDVGNAGTVMRFLPPVAALADGPVRFDGDPRSYERPLTGVIDALRTLGARIDDDGRGALPLTVHGGGALDGGPVEIDASSSSQFVSALLLSAPRFNQGVEVRHTGATLPSLPHIRMTVDMLRSIGAQVDEPETGGEPNVWRVSPSALLGRDLTVEPDLSNAQPFLAAALVTGGRVTIPDWPSRTTQPGDALREIFTEMGGSCELTAQGLTFTGTGTIHGIDVDLSEVGELTPGIAAVAALADSPSTLRGVAHLRLHETDRLAALTKEINELGGDVTETADGLHIKPRALHGGTFHTYDDHRMATAGSIIGLAVEGVQIENVGTTAKTLPDFPKMWTEMLGA encoded by the coding sequence ATGACCGAAAGCTCCGTGCACACCGCCCTCTGGCCCGCCCCCTATGCCATCGGGGCCGTCGACGCGACGGTCACCGTGCCCGGATCGAAGTCGGTCACCAACCGCGGCCTGGTCCTCGCCGCACTCGCCGCCGAGCCCGGCTGGCTCCGCCGCCCGCTGCGCTCCCGGGACACGCTCCTCATGGCGGAGGCCCTCCGCGCGATGGGCGTCGGCATCGAGGAAGGCGTCGGCCCCGACGGTTCCGGCGAGGCCTGGCGCGTCATCCCGGCGGGCCTGCGCGGCCCGGCCACGATCGACGTCGGCAACGCCGGTACGGTCATGCGCTTCCTGCCCCCCGTCGCCGCCCTGGCCGACGGCCCGGTCCGCTTCGACGGCGACCCCCGTTCGTACGAGCGCCCCCTGACCGGTGTCATCGACGCGCTCCGCACCCTCGGCGCCCGGATCGACGACGACGGCCGCGGCGCGCTCCCCCTCACGGTCCACGGCGGCGGCGCCCTGGACGGCGGACCGGTCGAGATCGACGCCTCGTCGTCCTCCCAGTTCGTCTCCGCGCTGCTCCTCTCCGCCCCCCGCTTCAACCAGGGGGTGGAGGTACGTCACACGGGCGCGACCCTGCCCTCCCTCCCGCACATCCGGATGACGGTCGACATGCTCCGCTCCATCGGCGCCCAGGTCGACGAGCCGGAGACGGGCGGCGAGCCGAACGTCTGGCGGGTCTCCCCCTCCGCCCTCCTCGGCCGCGATCTGACCGTCGAGCCCGACCTCTCCAACGCCCAGCCGTTCCTGGCCGCGGCCCTGGTCACCGGCGGCCGCGTCACGATCCCCGACTGGCCGTCCCGCACCACGCAGCCCGGCGACGCGCTCCGCGAGATCTTCACGGAGATGGGCGGCTCCTGCGAGCTCACCGCCCAGGGCCTGACCTTCACCGGCACGGGCACCATCCACGGCATCGACGTCGACCTGAGCGAGGTCGGCGAGCTGACCCCCGGCATCGCGGCCGTCGCCGCCCTCGCCGACTCCCCCTCGACGCTGCGCGGCGTCGCGCACCTGCGCCTGCACGAGACGGACCGCCTGGCCGCGCTCACCAAGGAGATCAACGAGCTCGGCGGCGACGTCACGGAGACCGCCGACGGCCTGCACATCAAGCCGCGCGCCCTGCACGGCGGCACGTTCCACACGTACGACGACCACCGGATGGCGACGGCGGGCTCGATCATCGGCCTCGCGGTCGAGGGCGTGCAGATCGAGAACGTGGGCACGACCGCGAAAACCCTCCCCGACTTCCCGAAGATGTGGACCGAAATGCTCGGGGCCTGA